The proteins below come from a single Streptomyces sp. SCSIO 75703 genomic window:
- a CDS encoding PhzA/PhzB family protein, whose amino-acid sequence MSADTTHTEVPTDEAQRRARNRAVVAQYMNTRGQDRLERHLLFTEDGIGGLWTSDSEGPIVIRGRDRLGEHAVWSLRCFPDWVWTNIEIFDTQDPDRFWVECDGEGKIRFPGYPEGHYRNHFLHAFQFENGKIKRQREFMNPCRQFEALGIPVPRIRREGIPT is encoded by the coding sequence ATGAGCGCGGACACCACGCACACCGAGGTTCCCACCGACGAGGCACAGCGGCGCGCCCGCAACCGCGCCGTCGTCGCCCAGTACATGAACACCCGCGGCCAGGACCGCCTCGAGCGGCACCTGCTCTTCACCGAGGACGGGATCGGCGGTCTGTGGACCTCCGACAGCGAGGGGCCCATCGTCATCCGGGGCCGGGACAGGCTCGGCGAACACGCCGTGTGGTCCCTGCGCTGCTTCCCCGACTGGGTGTGGACGAACATCGAGATCTTCGACACCCAGGACCCCGACCGGTTCTGGGTGGAATGCGACGGGGAAGGCAAGATCCGCTTTCCCGGGTACCCGGAGGGCCACTACCGCAACCACTTCCTCCACGCGTTCCAGTTCGAGAACGGGAAGATCAAGCGGCAGCGGGAGTTCATGAACCCGTGCAGGCAGTTCGAGGCCCTGGGCATCCCCGTCCCGCGGATCAGGCGCGAAGGCATACCGACATGA
- a CDS encoding amino acid adenylation domain-containing protein, with product MTGRDATGRGAWASLTEAFESSTARRADATALVAEDGTFTYRRLEQWTRAVGALLRSRGVRPGDRVALRMPPTAAAVAAVLGILRAGAAYVPLDIRNPRARNEFVVRDAEATAFVGDPEGAAGEGMPVVGAEEIAALLDEPAPDVPPADVPRPGRDDEAYVIYTSGTTGRPKGVPIHHGAVLALLAGAGQRFSFRPDDRWLLFHSLAFDVSVWEIWGALSTGARLVVMPHWTARSPEECLRFVAGHGITVLSQTPTAFSELSAAACATGAALPALRYVVFGGEKLLPASLGPWTDRHGLARPTLVNMYGITETTVHSTYHEVTQDDVDGGRSVIGRPLPGFAFRVVADDGSDVPPGEQGELWLAGPQVSRGYLNRPELTAERFVDGPAPGGGPALRYYRSGDLVSRDAAGDLVSHGRADLQVKLRGYRVELSDVEAAVRSHPLVANAVVWVRGYGPGDDRLVCALVPVAGGPPPDARSLRRHVKGLLPSYMQPTGFEAVERLPRTTNGKVDRAETARLWEEKRGRAR from the coding sequence GTGACGGGCCGGGACGCCACCGGCCGCGGAGCGTGGGCGAGCCTCACCGAGGCATTCGAGAGCAGCACCGCCCGGCGTGCCGACGCGACGGCCCTGGTCGCCGAGGACGGAACCTTCACCTACCGCCGCCTGGAGCAGTGGACCCGGGCCGTCGGCGCGCTGCTGCGGTCGCGCGGAGTGCGCCCCGGCGACCGTGTCGCCCTGCGGATGCCCCCCACCGCCGCGGCCGTGGCGGCGGTCCTCGGCATCCTGCGGGCGGGGGCCGCCTATGTGCCCCTCGACATCCGCAACCCGCGGGCCCGCAACGAGTTCGTGGTGCGCGACGCGGAGGCGACGGCGTTCGTGGGCGACCCCGAGGGCGCTGCCGGGGAGGGGATGCCGGTCGTCGGCGCGGAGGAGATCGCCGCGCTGCTCGACGAACCGGCGCCCGACGTGCCGCCGGCCGACGTGCCGCGCCCGGGGCGGGACGACGAGGCGTACGTCATCTACACCTCCGGCACCACCGGCCGCCCCAAGGGGGTCCCGATCCACCACGGGGCGGTGCTGGCCCTGCTCGCGGGTGCCGGGCAGCGGTTCTCGTTCCGCCCGGACGACCGCTGGCTGTTGTTCCACTCGCTCGCCTTCGACGTGTCCGTCTGGGAGATCTGGGGCGCGCTGTCCACGGGCGCCCGGCTGGTGGTCATGCCGCACTGGACGGCGCGCTCGCCCGAGGAGTGCCTGCGGTTCGTCGCCGGTCACGGCATCACCGTGCTCAGCCAGACCCCCACCGCCTTCAGCGAACTGTCCGCCGCGGCCTGCGCGACGGGCGCGGCCCTGCCCGCGCTGCGCTACGTGGTGTTCGGCGGGGAGAAGCTCCTGCCGGCCTCCCTCGGGCCGTGGACCGACCGGCACGGCCTCGCCCGGCCCACGCTGGTCAACATGTACGGGATCACCGAGACGACCGTGCACTCCACCTACCACGAGGTGACCCAGGACGACGTGGACGGCGGGCGGTCCGTCATCGGCCGCCCCCTGCCGGGCTTCGCCTTCCGCGTCGTCGCCGACGACGGGAGTGACGTGCCGCCCGGGGAGCAGGGCGAACTGTGGCTGGCCGGCCCGCAGGTCAGCCGGGGCTACCTGAACCGGCCCGAGCTGACCGCGGAGCGGTTCGTCGACGGACCGGCTCCGGGCGGAGGTCCCGCCCTGCGCTACTACCGCTCCGGCGACCTGGTGAGCCGGGACGCGGCGGGCGACCTGGTCTCCCACGGCCGGGCGGACCTCCAGGTCAAGCTGCGCGGCTACCGCGTCGAACTCAGCGACGTCGAGGCGGCCGTCCGGTCGCACCCCCTGGTGGCGAACGCGGTGGTGTGGGTGCGCGGCTACGGGCCGGGCGACGACCGGCTGGTCTGCGCCCTCGTCCCGGTCGCGGGAGGACCCCCGCCCGACGCCCGGTCACTGCGGCGGCACGTCAAGGGCTTGTTGCCGAGCTACATGCAGCCCACCGGGTTCGAGGCCGTCGAGCGGCTGCCGCGGACCACCAACGGAAAGGTCGACCGGGCGGAGACCGCCCGGCTGTGGGAAGAGAAGAGAGGGCGTGCCCGATGA
- a CDS encoding aldehyde dehydrogenase family protein: protein MAAPPYGPIRIDALGARGPYRALARTAVTDVSGRPMAELSLVPRLFVGRTLRAMRRAEPLPADERTAAIVRAARVFAEDTVAGLPADAYARVVSRVGGTPVGVVRAALRSTAERLSRVHESVRQARPAGAVDDWRDVRARSGAAVWARRGEVLAVHAPGNHPGTHSLWPQALALGYRVAVRPSRRDPFTPHRLITALHTAGFGHDQVTLLPTEHDLAGSLREGADRSLVYGGADVVRRYAGDPATLLQGPGRTKILVTADTDWREHLDVIVDSVSAHGGAGCVNATTVLVEGDPSGLCAALAERLGALTGLPPENDEAVLPVRPVETARAIEAHLLRTAVGARPWLGGEGIVQDLGDGSAALLPAVHQLARPDAPQAAVELPFPCVWVAPWTPRDGIAPLRDSLALTALTRDASLVDRLLAEPGIANVYVGGHRTYVMDPGLPHDGYLGEFLMRSKTVIRD from the coding sequence ATGGCGGCTCCGCCCTACGGGCCGATCCGGATCGACGCGCTCGGCGCACGAGGCCCCTACCGGGCCCTGGCCCGCACCGCGGTCACCGACGTCAGCGGCCGGCCGATGGCCGAACTGAGCCTCGTGCCACGGCTGTTCGTCGGCCGCACCCTGCGGGCCATGCGTCGGGCCGAACCGCTGCCCGCCGACGAGCGGACGGCCGCGATCGTGCGGGCGGCCCGCGTCTTCGCCGAGGACACCGTCGCCGGACTGCCGGCCGACGCCTACGCCCGGGTGGTCAGCCGGGTGGGCGGCACGCCGGTCGGCGTGGTCCGCGCGGCACTGCGTTCCACCGCCGAGCGGCTGAGCCGTGTGCACGAGTCCGTCCGGCAGGCGCGGCCCGCCGGTGCCGTCGACGACTGGCGCGACGTCCGCGCGCGGTCCGGAGCCGCCGTCTGGGCCCGCCGGGGCGAGGTCCTCGCCGTCCACGCGCCCGGCAACCACCCCGGGACGCACAGCCTGTGGCCCCAGGCCCTGGCCCTCGGCTACCGGGTCGCCGTGCGGCCCTCCCGCCGCGACCCCTTCACCCCGCACCGGCTGATCACCGCCTTGCACACGGCCGGGTTCGGGCACGACCAGGTCACGCTGCTGCCGACCGAGCACGACCTGGCGGGCAGCCTGCGGGAAGGCGCCGACCGGAGTCTGGTGTACGGCGGGGCGGACGTCGTTCGCCGCTACGCGGGTGATCCGGCCACGCTCCTCCAGGGGCCCGGCCGTACGAAGATTCTGGTGACCGCCGACACGGACTGGCGCGAACACCTCGACGTCATCGTCGACTCGGTGAGCGCGCACGGCGGCGCCGGGTGCGTCAACGCCACCACCGTCCTGGTCGAGGGGGACCCCTCCGGGCTGTGCGCCGCTCTGGCCGAGCGGCTCGGTGCCCTGACCGGTCTCCCGCCCGAGAACGACGAGGCGGTGTTGCCGGTCCGGCCCGTCGAGACCGCCCGGGCGATCGAGGCCCACCTGCTGCGTACGGCCGTAGGCGCCCGTCCGTGGCTCGGAGGGGAGGGGATCGTGCAGGACCTGGGCGACGGCAGCGCCGCCCTGCTCCCGGCGGTCCACCAGCTCGCCCGGCCCGACGCCCCGCAGGCCGCCGTGGAACTGCCCTTCCCTTGTGTCTGGGTCGCCCCGTGGACCCCCCGGGACGGCATCGCCCCCCTGCGGGACAGCCTGGCGCTCACGGCGCTCACCCGGGACGCCTCGCTGGTCGACCGGCTGCTGGCGGAACCCGGCATCGCCAACGTCTACGTGGGCGGCCACCGCACCTACGTCATGGACCCCGGCCTTCCGCACGACGGCTACCTCGGGGAGTTCCTCATGCGCAGCAAGACCGTCATCCGCGACTGA
- a CDS encoding 3-oxoacyl-[acyl-carrier-protein] synthase III C-terminal domain-containing protein → MTGPAVDMGIAAFGYAFGEDTEVAAVAHEYVDNPSRVLHWGYRTFHRAPEGVQATDLAADAARQALEQADVAPGSVDVLVLAGPDIPEYPAWDGAAALARALGTGRTQTLVLHEGCGAGVHGLHYVASTLALQPETRTALFVAVNRTSEFHRNRMNLVNTVLSDAAVAAVVRRGHPANRWLATAQFTDPEHCDILRVDFGGAVSPLPPPGWSSRKAPGGHDRIREQFADRPEKLQRFIEDRYALLAEAIDAACARAGVGREDLAHLIYLNDSAASISAIAEPLGIPLQRTNAALAPDHGHMGAADQLLSLGLQLERGEVEAGDVVVLCGISAGRWGATIIRI, encoded by the coding sequence ATGACGGGGCCCGCCGTCGACATGGGCATCGCCGCCTTCGGCTACGCGTTCGGCGAGGACACCGAGGTGGCGGCCGTCGCCCACGAGTACGTCGACAACCCCTCGCGTGTCCTTCACTGGGGCTACCGGACCTTCCACCGGGCGCCGGAAGGCGTCCAGGCCACCGACCTGGCCGCCGACGCGGCCCGACAGGCCCTGGAGCAGGCGGACGTGGCCCCCGGCAGCGTCGACGTCCTCGTCCTCGCCGGGCCGGACATCCCCGAGTACCCGGCCTGGGACGGCGCCGCGGCGCTCGCCCGCGCCCTGGGGACCGGCCGTACCCAGACGCTGGTGCTGCACGAGGGCTGTGGGGCCGGCGTGCACGGTCTGCACTACGTGGCGTCCACCCTCGCGCTCCAGCCGGAGACGCGCACCGCGCTGTTCGTGGCGGTCAACCGGACCAGTGAGTTCCACCGGAACCGCATGAACCTGGTCAACACCGTGCTCAGCGACGCCGCGGTGGCCGCCGTGGTCAGACGCGGGCACCCCGCCAACCGGTGGCTGGCCACCGCGCAGTTCACCGACCCGGAGCACTGCGACATCCTGCGCGTCGACTTCGGCGGCGCGGTGTCCCCGCTGCCTCCTCCCGGCTGGTCCAGCCGGAAGGCCCCGGGAGGGCACGACAGGATCCGTGAGCAGTTCGCCGACCGGCCCGAGAAGCTGCAACGGTTCATCGAGGACCGGTACGCCCTGCTCGCCGAGGCGATCGACGCGGCCTGCGCACGGGCCGGGGTCGGACGCGAGGACCTCGCGCATCTGATCTACCTCAACGACAGCGCGGCGAGTATCTCCGCCATCGCGGAACCGCTCGGCATCCCCCTGCAGCGCACCAACGCGGCGCTCGCGCCCGACCACGGGCACATGGGGGCCGCGGACCAGTTGCTGTCCCTGGGCCTCCAGCTCGAACGGGGCGAGGTGGAGGCCGGCGACGTGGTCGTCCTCTGCGGCATCTCCGCCGGCCGCTGGGGCGCCACCATCATCCGCATCTGA
- a CDS encoding 3-deoxy-7-phosphoheptulonate synthase, whose amino-acid sequence MTASPAKARPAVETVGRAARQQPRWEDPVLVRQVRELLARQPPLVPVEEALALRGLLARVADRESCVIQAGDCAEDPAECAGGHVDRKTALLDRLAEAVETAVGTPALVVGRVAGQFAKPRSHPTERVAGLTLPVYRGHMVNGPDPDRRSRRPDPLRVVTGYVAAREATRHLARRRDDPAHRTVWTSHEALLLDYEEPLVRRADDGRSWLGSTHWPWIGERTRQVDGAHVALLASVVNPVACKIGPATSADEVLGLCARLDPGREPGRLTLIARMGAGLVAERLPALVGKVRAEGHPVIWLCDPMHGNTVVTPDGGKTRLVDVMAREVREFRQAVHSSGGVPGGLHLETTPDDVLECVADASELELAGRRSTTLCDPRLTLAQALSLVSAWA is encoded by the coding sequence ATGACCGCGTCCCCCGCAAAGGCCCGGCCCGCGGTGGAGACCGTGGGCCGGGCCGCCCGGCAGCAGCCCCGGTGGGAAGACCCCGTTCTGGTCCGTCAGGTGCGCGAACTCCTCGCCCGGCAGCCGCCCCTGGTCCCCGTGGAGGAGGCCCTCGCGCTGCGCGGGCTGCTCGCCCGGGTCGCCGACCGCGAGTCGTGCGTCATCCAGGCGGGAGACTGCGCGGAGGACCCGGCGGAGTGCGCCGGTGGACACGTCGACCGCAAGACCGCGCTGCTCGACCGTCTCGCCGAGGCCGTCGAGACAGCCGTCGGCACGCCTGCCCTGGTCGTCGGCCGGGTGGCCGGTCAGTTCGCCAAACCCCGTTCGCACCCCACCGAGCGGGTGGCCGGGCTCACCCTCCCCGTCTACCGGGGGCACATGGTCAACGGGCCGGACCCCGACCGGCGGAGCCGACGGCCCGACCCCCTGCGTGTCGTGACGGGGTACGTCGCGGCCCGGGAGGCGACGAGGCATCTCGCGCGCCGCCGGGACGACCCGGCGCACCGTACCGTGTGGACCAGTCACGAGGCCCTGCTGCTCGACTACGAGGAACCCCTCGTCCGCCGCGCCGACGACGGCCGCTCATGGCTGGGCTCCACCCACTGGCCGTGGATCGGGGAGCGCACCCGGCAGGTGGACGGCGCCCATGTCGCGCTGCTCGCGAGCGTGGTCAACCCGGTCGCGTGCAAGATCGGCCCCGCGACGAGCGCCGACGAGGTGCTGGGGCTCTGCGCGCGACTCGACCCGGGCAGGGAACCGGGACGGCTCACTCTGATCGCCCGGATGGGTGCCGGTCTCGTGGCCGAGCGGCTGCCGGCCCTGGTCGGCAAGGTGCGGGCCGAGGGCCATCCGGTGATCTGGCTCTGCGACCCGATGCACGGCAACACCGTCGTCACCCCGGACGGTGGGAAGACCCGGCTCGTCGACGTCATGGCCCGGGAGGTCCGGGAGTTTCGGCAGGCCGTGCACTCCTCCGGCGGCGTCCCCGGGGGACTGCACCTGGAGACCACACCGGACGATGTCCTCGAATGCGTGGCGGACGCCTCGGAGCTGGAGCTCGCCGGGCGCCGCTCCACCACGCTGTGTGACCCCAGGCTGACCCTCGCCCAGGCACTGTCCCTGGTGTCCGCGTGGGCGTGA
- a CDS encoding methyltransferase, with protein sequence MTATPHVSPRQVEDIVTRHEAVARAAVVVRPRPGRPGDTEFVAYVVPASSGEEGREAAQVEEWQQIFDRVYTSAPGRLFGENFSGWNSSYDGRPIDIGQMERWRAATVDRIRELGPRRVLEIGVGSGLLLARLAADCESYWGTDFSGPAIDELGRHVEERPGLCGRVTLRTQPADVVDGLPEGYFDTVVLNSVSQCFPSGEYLRKVVRRALGLLVPGGALFLGDVRDLRTVEYLHTAVTLHRRKGNDAAALALAARRSLLRDEELLVHPGFFDALAATEPAVASVDIQLQKTPFHNEMSRHRYDVVLRKSPAEVTDVSGCPTAAWGEDVTDPDDLAGRLRTTSLPLRVTGIPNARLMGEIAAWRALAEGDAEAARAALTRKDPAAVDPDALTRPAADAGLRLSLAPAPDDPARFEAVFAPSGHGPLGGAHRLGATSPATVLTEIPAAAHRAGRFAAGLRAWLDERLPAHARPATVVVLDTMPSRPDGTPDLTSLPLPTPARTAVPPSTSHDER encoded by the coding sequence ATGACCGCGACACCGCACGTCTCACCCAGGCAGGTCGAGGACATCGTCACCCGGCACGAGGCGGTCGCCCGGGCGGCCGTGGTGGTCCGGCCGCGCCCCGGCCGTCCAGGGGACACCGAGTTCGTCGCCTACGTCGTGCCGGCCTCGTCCGGCGAGGAGGGGCGGGAGGCCGCCCAGGTCGAGGAGTGGCAACAGATCTTCGACCGGGTCTACACCTCGGCACCCGGCCGGCTCTTCGGCGAGAACTTCTCCGGCTGGAACAGCAGTTACGACGGGCGGCCGATAGACATCGGCCAGATGGAACGGTGGCGCGCCGCGACCGTCGACCGCATCCGGGAACTGGGGCCGCGCCGTGTCCTGGAGATCGGCGTGGGCAGCGGGCTGCTCCTCGCCCGGCTCGCCGCCGACTGCGAGAGCTACTGGGGAACGGATTTCTCCGGTCCGGCCATCGACGAACTCGGCCGGCACGTCGAGGAGCGCCCCGGACTCTGCGGACGGGTCACGCTGCGCACCCAGCCCGCCGACGTCGTCGACGGGCTGCCCGAGGGGTACTTCGACACCGTCGTCCTCAACTCCGTCAGCCAGTGCTTCCCCAGCGGCGAGTACCTCCGCAAGGTCGTCCGCAGGGCCCTGGGACTGCTCGTCCCCGGGGGCGCCCTCTTCCTCGGGGACGTACGCGACCTGCGGACCGTCGAGTACCTCCACACGGCCGTCACCCTGCACCGCCGCAAGGGCAACGACGCGGCCGCCTTGGCCCTGGCGGCGCGCAGGAGCCTCCTCCGTGACGAGGAACTCCTCGTCCACCCCGGCTTCTTCGACGCACTGGCCGCGACCGAACCCGCCGTCGCGTCGGTCGACATCCAGTTGCAGAAGACCCCCTTCCACAACGAGATGTCGCGGCACCGCTACGACGTGGTCCTGCGCAAGTCCCCCGCCGAGGTCACCGACGTGTCCGGCTGCCCGACAGCGGCCTGGGGCGAGGACGTCACCGACCCGGACGACCTGGCCGGCAGGCTCAGGACGACCTCACTGCCGCTGCGTGTGACCGGCATCCCCAACGCCCGCCTCATGGGGGAGATCGCCGCCTGGCGAGCCCTCGCGGAAGGCGACGCCGAAGCCGCCCGGGCCGCGCTGACCCGCAAGGACCCCGCAGCGGTGGACCCCGACGCGCTGACCCGGCCGGCGGCCGACGCGGGGCTGCGCCTCTCGCTGGCCCCCGCCCCCGACGACCCCGCCCGGTTCGAGGCCGTCTTCGCACCGTCCGGCCACGGCCCCCTCGGCGGTGCGCACCGGCTCGGGGCCACCTCCCCCGCGACGGTCCTCACCGAGATCCCGGCGGCAGCCCACCGGGCCGGCCGGTTCGCCGCCGGCCTGCGTGCCTGGCTCGACGAGCGGCTGCCCGCGCACGCCCGGCCCGCCACCGTCGTCGTCCTCGACACGATGCCGAGCCGACCCGACGGAACCCCCGACCTCACCTCGCTGCCCTTGCCCACACCCGCCCGTACCGCGGTTCCTCCCTCCACGTCACACGACGAAAGGTGA
- a CDS encoding phenazine antibiotic biosynthesis protein, whose translation MTTATDAAHTLDASGDERPDPDTFVRAAMEWHFGKETGSPFWLDRARRLDFDPRKDVRTLGDLALFPNVAAELRHVRVEDLVPRGYGPRPDVVGIFESGGTTGLPKRVVLLRDRLERALAASNAELDAHGFPRGADWLGVVPGGPHLVGELFRRQATTHGRHGFAVDLDPRWVKRLVARGAHEEADAYAEHLVDQAAHVLRTQDVGVLTITPPLLERLSRRDELVDLVNEKVRAIRWGGTRLDPDSRLLYRTEVFPGVVFVGNYGSTMMLGTAGERPGLAPDTPCVFDPPGPEVTFAVVDPDTLAPVEYGRRGRIVVHHVSKSFLLPNNLERDLATRVAPPDGSAGDSVADLAPVGVFEQETVIEGVY comes from the coding sequence ATGACCACGGCGACGGACGCCGCACACACGCTGGACGCCTCGGGCGACGAGCGGCCCGACCCCGACACCTTCGTCAGGGCGGCGATGGAATGGCACTTCGGCAAGGAGACCGGGAGTCCGTTCTGGCTCGACCGCGCCAGGAGGCTCGACTTCGATCCGCGCAAGGACGTGCGCACCCTCGGGGACCTCGCCCTCTTCCCCAATGTGGCCGCCGAACTGAGGCACGTCCGCGTCGAGGACCTGGTTCCGCGCGGTTACGGCCCCCGCCCGGACGTGGTCGGGATCTTCGAGAGCGGGGGGACCACCGGGCTGCCCAAACGGGTGGTGCTGCTGCGCGACCGGCTGGAGCGCGCCCTCGCCGCGAGCAACGCCGAACTGGACGCCCACGGGTTCCCGCGCGGCGCCGACTGGCTGGGGGTCGTCCCCGGCGGCCCGCACCTCGTGGGCGAGCTCTTCCGCCGGCAGGCCACCACCCACGGCCGCCACGGCTTCGCCGTCGACCTGGACCCCCGCTGGGTGAAGCGGCTCGTGGCCCGAGGGGCGCACGAGGAGGCGGACGCGTACGCCGAACACCTCGTCGACCAGGCCGCCCACGTGCTGCGCACCCAGGACGTCGGAGTGCTCACCATCACCCCGCCCCTGCTCGAACGCCTCTCCCGGCGGGACGAGCTGGTGGACCTGGTCAACGAGAAGGTGCGCGCCATCCGCTGGGGCGGCACCCGGCTCGACCCCGACTCCCGGCTGCTGTACCGCACCGAGGTCTTCCCGGGGGTGGTCTTCGTCGGCAACTACGGCAGCACGATGATGCTGGGAACGGCCGGCGAACGTCCCGGTCTGGCCCCCGACACGCCCTGCGTCTTCGATCCCCCCGGGCCCGAGGTGACCTTCGCGGTGGTCGACCCGGACACGCTGGCCCCGGTCGAGTACGGCCGGCGAGGGCGCATCGTCGTCCACCACGTCAGCAAGTCGTTCCTGCTCCCGAACAACCTCGAACGCGACCTGGCCACCCGCGTCGCCCCTCCGGACGGCTCCGCCGGCGACTCGGTCGCGGACCTCGCCCCCGTCGGGGTGTTCGAACAGGAGACCGTCATCGAAGGAGTCTACTGA
- a CDS encoding phosphopantetheine-binding protein, with amino-acid sequence MSGRQTAGRMTEVVRKMTLQWVSELLEEPDVTPEDNFIDLGGHSILAVRLTRKAMDLFGADYDLMILFEKDLGAAAADLASRVSAAGAEEGGR; translated from the coding sequence ATGAGCGGACGACAGACCGCCGGCCGGATGACCGAGGTGGTCCGGAAAATGACCCTGCAATGGGTCTCCGAGCTCCTGGAGGAGCCGGACGTCACCCCGGAGGACAACTTCATCGACCTCGGCGGGCACTCCATCCTCGCCGTCCGGCTCACCCGCAAGGCCATGGACCTGTTCGGCGCCGACTACGACCTGATGATCCTCTTCGAGAAGGACCTCGGTGCCGCGGCGGCGGACCTGGCCTCCCGTGTGTCCGCCGCCGGCGCCGAGGAGGGGGGACGATGA
- a CDS encoding flavodoxin family protein, with amino-acid sequence MSRPVHLAVVYHSATGTVAEVARELAESAEKAGAEVRLRRVAGIGEGPVPDGPRPATTADGPPKAALADPPAAVDDVLWADAVILGSPTRFGNVSAQLKHFLDGLGDPWRRGLLADKVYSAFTATSSRHGGQEATLLALITSFHHFGGIVVAPGYTSPEKFVDGNPYGTAHSTEGRTRPVDAVTRNAARVQARRVVRLAAAVRAGASREVR; translated from the coding sequence ATGAGCAGGCCAGTGCACCTGGCGGTCGTGTACCACTCGGCCACCGGGACCGTGGCGGAAGTGGCCCGCGAACTCGCGGAGTCGGCGGAGAAGGCCGGTGCCGAGGTCCGGTTGCGGAGAGTCGCCGGCATCGGGGAGGGCCCGGTGCCCGACGGCCCCCGCCCCGCGACGACGGCCGACGGCCCCCCGAAGGCCGCTCTCGCCGACCCTCCCGCGGCGGTGGACGACGTGCTCTGGGCCGACGCGGTCATCCTCGGCTCGCCGACGCGGTTCGGGAACGTCTCGGCGCAACTCAAGCACTTCCTCGACGGCCTCGGGGATCCCTGGCGCAGGGGACTGCTCGCCGACAAGGTGTACAGCGCCTTCACCGCCACGAGCAGCCGCCATGGCGGCCAGGAAGCCACCCTGCTCGCCCTGATCACGTCCTTCCACCACTTCGGCGGGATCGTCGTGGCCCCGGGCTACACCAGTCCGGAGAAGTTCGTCGACGGAAACCCCTACGGGACGGCCCACAGCACCGAGGGCCGCACCCGGCCGGTGGACGCGGTCACCAGGAACGCGGCGCGGGTCCAGGCCCGGCGCGTGGTGCGGCTCGCCGCCGCCGTGCGGGCCGGCGCCTCGCGGGAGGTCCGGTGA